GATCTTCGTGGCCAACTCGGCCGGCCTGGAGGTGCTGCTCTGGCTGGACCGCCGGCTCTCCCTGACCGGGATCAGCCACCAGAGCATCAGCCGGTTCCGAATCTGGCACGCCGACGCGGAGCGACGGGACTGGGTCGCCACCGTGGACGGCTGGCTACGGGCGGCCATCAACCGGCACGCGGCGGCGGCCGCCCACTCCGACTGGTCCGCCCGGGTCACCGAGTCCGCGCACGTCAGCCGCCCACCGGATCAGCCGGTCGCCCCCGGCTACGGGCTGGGTGGCACCGCCGGCGGCCCGGGCATCGGCGGCGGTGGCGGTGGCGGTGACGGCACCTGACGCCGGACGCGCCGCCACCGGCTCACAGGGCTGCCCGGCCGGGCCGCCCTGACCGGCCCGGCGCCCACCGTCGCACCGTGGGCGTGGGCAGTGACCGGCCCGCGCGGCCTTCCGCCGAGTGGTGGTCGGAGGCTCCCCTGCCCGGCCTGTGGTCGTGCCCGGCCTGTGGTCGTGACCGGCCTGTGGTCGTGAGCGGCCGGGTCAGACCGAGGCGGTGGCGAGCTTGAGGCCGAAGCCGAGGAAGAGCACCCCCACCCCGGTGGTGGCGCCCGCGGCCAGCCGCCGCCGACGCCGGAACTGGGCGGCGAGGAAGGTGCCCGCGAAGATCAGCATGGTCAGGTAGAGCGCGCTGGTCACCTGGGCGATCAGCCCGAGCAGCAGGAACGACAGCGCCGGCCAGGCGTAGCCCGGGTCGACGAACTGGATGAAGAACGAGATGAAGAAGAGGATCGCCTTCGGGTTGAGCAGGCTGATCACCAGCGCCTTGCGGAACGGGCTGCGCATCGCCGCCGGCTCCGCCGCGTCGATCAGGCGGGGCGCCGTCGGGTCGTTGCGGTCGCGCCAGCGCCGCCAGGCGCCGCGCAGCATCGTCAACCCGACGTAGCCGAGGTACGCCGCGCCCGCGTACTTGATCACCAGGAAGAGCGGCGGGTACGCCTTGAGCAGCGACGCCACCCCGGCGGCGGAGAGGAACATCAGCACCCCGTCGCCGACGAACACCCCGCCGGCGGCGCGGTAACCGGCCCCCACCCCCCGCTTCGCGGCGGTGGAGAGCACGAAGAGCGAATTGGGACCCGGCAGCAGGATGATCGCCACGGTCCCCAGCACGTACGTCCAGATGTCGGTGATGCCCAGCACGCCCGCCATCCTCACCCCACCGGTGCCGTGCGGTGAAGTCGTTCCCGCAGCGCGACCTGTGCGTTCGGCCACTCGTCGACGGTCATCGCGTACTGCACGGTGTCCCGCCAGGAGCCGTCGGGGCGCTGCCGGTGCATCCGCAGCACGCCCTCCCGGGTCGCACCGAGCCGCGCGATAGCCGCCTGCGAGCGGGTGTTGCGGATGTCGGTGTGCCAGGCCACCCGGACCGCGCCCAGCTCGTCGAAGGCGCGGGTGAGCAGCAGCAGCTTGGCCTCGGTGTTGATCCCGCTTCGCCACCACGGCCGGCCCAGCCAGGTGTGCCCGATGGCCACCGACCGCCGTTCCGGGTCGACGTCGTAGTAGGAGGTGGTGCCGACCACCGCTCCGGTGCGCGCGCAGCGCTGCACCCACGGCACCCGCTCGCCGCGCTGCCCGGCGGCGAGCGCGGCGGCGACGATCGCCCGCATGTCGGCCGGGGTCACCGGCTGCGGGTGGCCCAGGTGCGCCCAGACCTCCGGCTGCGCGGTGGCGGTGAAGAGCTCGTCGGCGTGCGCCAGGTCCAGCGGCTCCAGCAGCACGTGCGTGCCGCGCAGGGTGGCCGCCTCCCGCCACGGCGAGCCGGCGGTCCGCAGGTACGCCGGCACCGGCGCGGTCACCCCCGCGTCCGGCTCGGGCAGCCCGGCGGTCAGCCGCAGCGGCACCACCCCGGCCCAGTACGGCAGCGCGTAGTCGCCCGACTCGTCGCGGACACCGCCGCTGCGGGAGCGCACCGACACCTCGTGCAGTGGCAGCGCCAGCACGGCCGTCTCGGCCAGCTCCCGGCGGCTCGGCGGCCGGCTGTCGGCGCTGCGACCCGCGCCCACCTTCTCGACCAGGGCGGTCAGCATCTCGCGCTTCTCGGCCTCGTCGCCGACCAGGCGGGCGACGCCGTGCGCCACCACGGAGCGGTAGTTGGCGCTGTGGTGGAACTGCGAGCGGCCGTAGACCAGCCCGTCGAGCAGCGTGACGGTGACACAGATCCGCAGCCCGGCGTCGCCCCGGGCGGCCAGCAGCGGCCGGCTGCCGGTGGAGCCGTGCAGGTAGAGGGTGTCGCCGATGCGTACGTGCAGGGTGGGCAGCAGTCGGGGCTCGCCGTCGACGGTGAACCCCAGCACGCAGTGGTACGCCTCGTCGAGCACCGCGTGCGCCGCCGCCCGGTCGTAGCTCATCCGGTCCCGGGAGCGGCTGGCGGTCGTCCGCGCGGTCGGGGCGTACATGTGACATCCCACCTTCGTGCTAGTACAATCCTGGAACTGTGGCAGTACGTTATCAGATCACCGGCGGCAGCTCCGCCGCCATCTCGGCCAGCGTGGAAACCGGCATCCGCACCGGTGCGCTGGCGGCCGGCAGCGCGCTGCCCGCCGTCCGGGCGCTCGCCGCCGAGCTGGCGGTCAG
This genomic interval from Micromonospora coxensis contains the following:
- the leuE gene encoding leucine efflux protein LeuE translates to MAGVLGITDIWTYVLGTVAIILLPGPNSLFVLSTAAKRGVGAGYRAAGGVFVGDGVLMFLSAAGVASLLKAYPPLFLVIKYAGAAYLGYVGLTMLRGAWRRWRDRNDPTAPRLIDAAEPAAMRSPFRKALVISLLNPKAILFFISFFIQFVDPGYAWPALSFLLLGLIAQVTSALYLTMLIFAGTFLAAQFRRRRRLAAGATTGVGVLFLGFGLKLATASV
- a CDS encoding bifunctional pyridoxamine 5'-phosphate oxidase family protein/GNAT family N-acetyltransferase, with protein sequence MYAPTARTTASRSRDRMSYDRAAAHAVLDEAYHCVLGFTVDGEPRLLPTLHVRIGDTLYLHGSTGSRPLLAARGDAGLRICVTVTLLDGLVYGRSQFHHSANYRSVVAHGVARLVGDEAEKREMLTALVEKVGAGRSADSRPPSRRELAETAVLALPLHEVSVRSRSGGVRDESGDYALPYWAGVVPLRLTAGLPEPDAGVTAPVPAYLRTAGSPWREAATLRGTHVLLEPLDLAHADELFTATAQPEVWAHLGHPQPVTPADMRAIVAAALAAGQRGERVPWVQRCARTGAVVGTTSYYDVDPERRSVAIGHTWLGRPWWRSGINTEAKLLLLTRAFDELGAVRVAWHTDIRNTRSQAAIARLGATREGVLRMHRQRPDGSWRDTVQYAMTVDEWPNAQVALRERLHRTAPVG